In Campylobacter mucosalis, a single window of DNA contains:
- a CDS encoding CsgG/HfaB family protein — protein MKKSLSFALAGVLALSFAGCATESHKSIETPAPEVALSPFHGQKVLVSVGRFSNQSSYQNGIFSDGEDRLGNQAATILVTNLNQSGRFSVLERTNMNALKQESEYSKTAQNIKGAKYIITGDVTEFGRKTTGDMQLFGILGSGKTQTAYAKVSLNVVEVATSSVVFSAQGAGEYALSEREVIGFGSTAGYDSTLNGKVLNLAITEAVNKLANGVDSGSLK, from the coding sequence ATGAAAAAATCACTAAGTTTTGCATTGGCTGGTGTTTTAGCACTTAGCTTTGCTGGTTGTGCTACTGAGAGCCACAAAAGCATCGAGACACCAGCACCAGAGGTTGCACTAAGCCCATTTCACGGACAAAAGGTGCTAGTTTCAGTTGGTAGGTTTTCTAATCAATCATCATATCAAAATGGAATTTTTAGCGACGGCGAGGACAGACTTGGCAATCAAGCTGCTACGATTTTAGTTACAAATTTAAACCAAAGTGGTAGATTTTCAGTTTTAGAAAGAACTAATATGAATGCCTTAAAACAAGAGAGCGAGTATTCAAAAACAGCCCAAAATATCAAGGGCGCAAAATATATAATTACTGGCGACGTGACAGAATTTGGCAGAAAAACGACTGGCGATATGCAACTATTTGGAATTTTAGGCAGTGGTAAAACCCAAACTGCTTATGCAAAAGTAAGCCTAAATGTCGTTGAAGTGGCTACTTCATCAGTTGTTTTTTCAGCCCAAGGTGCAGGTGAATACGCACTAAGTGAACGCGAAGTAATCGGCTTTGGTAGCACAGCAGGATACGATAGCACGCTAAACGGCAAGGTGTTAAATTTAGCCATCACAGAAGCTGTAAATAAACTAGCAAACGGCGTTGATAGCGGTAGTTTAAAATGA
- a CDS encoding DUF799 domain-containing protein, whose product MRILNLALFSLIALLFSACAKPQPYDYSEFLSAKPKSILVLPPTNQTTDIKAPASILANSLIPLNEAGYYVYPIALVYDTFKNNGISEADEIAKIPLPKLREIFKADSVLYLDITDYGTKYVLLSSYTIVGVSAKLFDLRSQKLLWQKSAYAQTDSGGDNSGIVGMLISAVVTQIANSISDASYDLANQAMWQLYAPDCSNCLLRGYRAKHFGEDAQLKN is encoded by the coding sequence ATGAGAATTTTAAACCTAGCTCTTTTTTCACTCATCGCCCTACTTTTTAGTGCTTGTGCAAAGCCACAACCTTATGATTACTCGGAATTTTTAAGTGCCAAACCAAAGTCAATTTTAGTCTTGCCACCAACAAATCAAACAACTGATATAAAAGCACCAGCCTCAATCCTAGCAAACTCGCTAATCCCGCTAAACGAAGCTGGATATTACGTCTATCCAATAGCTTTGGTTTATGATACGTTTAAAAATAACGGCATAAGCGAAGCGGACGAGATAGCTAAAATCCCACTGCCAAAATTAAGAGAAATTTTTAAAGCCGATAGCGTTTTATACCTTGATATAACCGACTATGGCACAAAATACGTCCTGCTTTCAAGCTACACTATCGTTGGCGTAAGTGCAAAGCTTTTTGATCTACGCTCACAAAAGCTACTTTGGCAAAAATCAGCCTACGCGCAAACCGATTCAGGTGGCGATAACAGCGGTATTGTTGGTATGCTAATCTCAGCCGTCGTAACACAAATAGCAAACTCAATCAGTGACGCAAGTTACGACCTTGCAAATCAAGCGATGTGGCAACTTTACGCACCTGATTGCTCTAACTGCCTACTTCGTGGTTACAGAGCCAAGCATTTTGGCGAGGACGCACAGCTAAAAAACTAG
- a CDS encoding putative transporter, whose translation MFSSFFASKKWAIWAYLGLSFLLISTYAQVQLMVELNSWYKGFYDILQNVKDHTMSDLWSAIYKFAMIAFPYVLIATLTNYFTRVWTFKWREAMTFEYLHYWQKVPKDVEGSSQRIQEDIYRFAKILESLGSQIVDAVMTLIAFIPILLTLSDQVKVPFLEDVKGSLVWIALVTSIGGLAISWFVGIMLPGLEYNNQKVEASFRKELVYAEDDKVNYGGSAKFTSLFNDLKFNYGRLFLHYGYFDVWRYSFNQSMVLVPLIAMAPSVLAGTITLGVMMQATNAFRQVRSSLSVFMNNWTVITELRSIHKRLKEFEINIEYKR comes from the coding sequence TTGTTTTCATCATTTTTTGCGAGTAAAAAATGGGCTATTTGGGCATACCTCGGTCTTAGTTTTTTACTTATATCTACGTACGCACAAGTTCAGCTTATGGTTGAGCTAAATAGCTGGTATAAGGGCTTTTATGATATTTTGCAAAACGTAAAAGATCATACTATGAGTGATTTGTGGAGTGCTATCTACAAATTTGCGATGATAGCCTTTCCCTATGTTTTAATCGCTACATTAACAAACTACTTCACACGTGTTTGGACGTTTAAATGGCGTGAAGCAATGACGTTTGAGTATCTACACTATTGGCAAAAGGTGCCAAAGGATGTAGAGGGTAGCTCTCAGCGTATTCAAGAAGATATTTATCGTTTTGCTAAAATTCTTGAAAGTCTAGGCTCTCAAATAGTAGATGCAGTAATGACACTAATAGCTTTTATACCGATACTTTTAACGCTAAGCGATCAGGTAAAAGTGCCATTTTTAGAAGATGTCAAGGGTTCTTTGGTTTGGATAGCTTTAGTTACTAGTATAGGTGGTCTTGCGATATCGTGGTTTGTTGGGATTATGCTTCCAGGGCTTGAGTATAACAATCAAAAAGTCGAAGCCTCATTTAGAAAAGAGCTAGTTTATGCAGAAGATGATAAGGTAAATTATGGCGGTTCTGCTAAATTTACAAGTTTGTTTAATGATTTGAAATTTAACTACGGCAGATTATTTTTACACTACGGATATTTTGATGTTTGGCGTTACTCTTTTAATCAAAGTATGGTTTTGGTTCCATTAATCGCTATGGCACCGAGTGTGTTAGCTGGGACTATAACGCTTGGTGTTATGATGCAAGCGACAAATGCGTTTAGGCAAGTTAGAAGCAGTCTTTCGGTATTTATGAACAACTGGACGGTTATAACCGAGCTTCGCTCAATCCACAAGCGTCTTAAAGAATTTGAGATAAATATAGAGTATAAAAGATAG
- the flgH gene encoding flagellar basal body L-ring protein FlgH, whose amino-acid sequence MKFQNSLLLCSVAAFYVGCTPSVDPHIDMKAPVYVDQLPSKNNSTGASNQGSLYGRGDNPLFSDRKAMNVNDIVTVVISETATQSSTGSRSTSKDSSISLGGGVATAGAAPLSTIADNITKYGDISFKAGGGNKFSGNGTVSRNEKFNTTISARIVKILNNGNYFIEGSREILINGEKQLMQISGVIRPYDISQNNEINSKYIADAKILYKTEGDVDRSTKKPWGTRIMEAIWPF is encoded by the coding sequence ATGAAATTTCAAAATTCATTGCTACTTTGCAGTGTCGCTGCGTTTTATGTTGGTTGTACCCCAAGCGTCGATCCACACATTGATATGAAAGCACCAGTTTATGTAGATCAGCTACCGTCAAAAAATAACAGCACCGGTGCGTCAAATCAGGGCAGTTTGTATGGTCGTGGCGATAATCCTTTATTTTCAGACAGAAAAGCAATGAATGTAAACGATATCGTGACGGTTGTTATCTCAGAAACGGCAACTCAAAGTTCAACTGGTTCAAGAAGCACGTCAAAAGACTCAAGCATATCTCTTGGCGGAGGTGTCGCAACGGCTGGTGCTGCACCTTTATCAACAATAGCAGACAACATCACAAAGTATGGAGATATCAGCTTTAAAGCAGGTGGTGGCAATAAATTTAGTGGTAACGGGACGGTTAGTAGAAACGAGAAATTTAACACAACCATATCAGCTAGAATCGTAAAAATTTTAAACAATGGCAACTATTTTATCGAGGGATCTCGTGAAATTTTGATAAACGGCGAAAAGCAGCTTATGCAAATTAGTGGCGTTATAAGACCTTATGATATCTCTCAAAACAACGAAATAAACTCAAAATATATCGCAGACGCGAAAATTTTATACAAAACAGAGGGCGATGTGGATAGATCAACTAAAAAGCCTTGGGGAACTAGGATTATGGAGGCTATTTGGCCATTTTAG
- a CDS encoding acetate kinase: MKILVLNSGSSSIKFQIFSMDNEQSIASGLIEKIGLDNSRAILKANGEIYERLVQIKDHHAGLDLMNELLKEAKILNNLSELDGIGHRIVHGGESFLSSCIIDESVILELERISPLAPLHNPGHIAGIKNAMQTSKNVPHVAVFDTVFHQTMPEYAYRYALPYELCKAHNVRKYGFHGTSHGYVCKRAASMLNIEYDKFNAISLHLGNGASVCAVKNGKSVDTSMGLSPLEGLIMGTRSGDLDPAVVVYLLEQKVIDHTQIDDFLNKQSGLLGICGSSDMRDIVAKKESDERAALAFDMFCYRVKKYIGAYYAVLERVDAIIFTGGIGENAPNTRQKICDELSHLGVSIDRELNFSQNLATERFIDKPDAKIKTLIIPTNEELEIARQTKELITR, encoded by the coding sequence GTGAAAATTTTAGTATTAAACTCGGGTTCAAGCTCTATAAAATTTCAAATTTTCTCTATGGATAATGAACAAAGTATAGCAAGTGGGCTTATAGAAAAAATAGGACTTGATAACTCACGTGCTATTTTAAAAGCAAATGGCGAAATTTATGAAAGACTGGTGCAGATAAAAGACCATCACGCCGGGCTTGATCTGATGAATGAACTACTAAAAGAGGCTAAAATTTTAAACAACTTAAGCGAACTTGACGGAATAGGACATAGGATAGTTCACGGCGGAGAGAGCTTTTTAAGCTCTTGCATTATCGATGAAAGCGTGATTTTAGAGCTTGAAAGGATAAGCCCACTAGCCCCGCTACACAATCCAGGTCATATAGCTGGTATCAAAAACGCCATGCAAACTAGCAAAAATGTGCCACACGTTGCCGTTTTTGACACTGTTTTTCATCAAACAATGCCAGAATACGCATACAGATATGCCCTACCCTACGAGCTTTGTAAGGCTCACAACGTTAGAAAATATGGTTTTCACGGCACATCTCACGGATATGTTTGCAAAAGAGCAGCAAGTATGCTTAATATAGAATATGATAAATTTAATGCAATCTCACTACACCTTGGCAATGGAGCTAGTGTTTGTGCTGTAAAAAATGGTAAAAGCGTCGATACATCAATGGGGCTTAGTCCGCTTGAAGGGCTTATTATGGGGACTAGAAGTGGCGATTTAGATCCGGCTGTGGTTGTCTATTTACTAGAGCAAAAGGTAATAGATCACACGCAAATTGATGATTTTTTAAATAAACAAAGTGGGCTTCTTGGCATATGTGGCTCTAGCGATATGAGAGATATTGTCGCAAAAAAGGAGAGCGATGAAAGGGCAGCCCTAGCGTTTGATATGTTTTGCTATAGAGTGAAAAAATATATCGGTGCGTATTATGCCGTGCTTGAAAGGGTTGATGCGATCATCTTTACTGGCGGTATTGGCGAAAATGCCCCAAATACAAGGCAAAAGATATGCGATGAGCTATCACACCTTGGAGTAAGCATAGACAGGGAGCTAAATTTTAGCCAAAATTTAGCAACAGAGCGTTTTATAGATAAGCCAGACGCAAAGATTAAAACACTAATAATACCGACAAATGAGGAGCTAGAGATAGCACGTCAGACAAAGGAGCTAATTACTCGCTAG
- a CDS encoding M16 family metallopeptidase: protein MKKILLIFALFGALFGLEQDNDILSGKLDNGLTYYIKQNKQPKNTGYFYLIVNAGSTDEAPNERGLAHFVEHMAFNGSRDFDKNELIKKLESLGVRFGADLNAQTTYDTTSYNLEIAINDENLKSVFEVFSNWIDGVKFDQNELDKERGVIMEEERQRNTPKYRLFLQQAKNLYKDSIYINKSPIGDMNVIKNVDIATIKGFYERVYQPRFMKFVAVGDFDVKKIKKLIVQNFSDAKNTNDYKTPDKTIPFAKGFEILNYDTKELGINSTSLVFIDNYTPRTSQSIARKIIMDSYISTLIKNYYDKEQNNKTKPIGVSFARPVVQNQKVYYTFGSNVINGDFNSSITEIQSLIKGIKEYGFNEADFNIAKQNYLSSFKTAYENATNKKSKNIAEHIISSLENGSTILSDKDAFTLNTKLVNEITLSDVKARFDEILALNRAELNILSPNGFKLSKSEYEILAKNASPYNLNKMTKVLPKTLINTDIKPKNIVKKEHNKQNDFYTITLENGAKVVLKELKTSKNKISFAAISPGGTSNLDKPQIAAYAVKTSNESGAGEFDNYDIARILSGKTISYDKRIDSLTQGYYGSSSTSDLEFLLQAINLEFNAPRLDENILKQIKTQSIDALKKSQNLPEYKFKTELINFIYNDNPRTKELSQNDIESINLDELKKIVNEKFTNANSYTFFIVGDFDMKNVEPLLKKYIATLPSKNFKENFKDDGVRSIDGIKEFKKELQTSNRSDVSITYKDDNAKYSRLDSLKIRALTSVLRATLREKIREEKGQTYGFNAKISLSKVPFEYSTANISFSTAPQSVSEVIEGINKITKELKEQGSDDTHLQNYKKSSIIQLKKSLEEADFWLRDLIGHFIFENELFDKKWYETTIQNLNNDDIKDMAKKYLDNKNVITTINNPKK from the coding sequence ATGAAAAAAATTTTACTTATTTTCGCACTCTTTGGTGCTTTGTTTGGCTTAGAGCAAGATAATGATATACTCTCTGGCAAACTTGACAATGGTCTAACATACTACATAAAACAAAACAAACAACCTAAAAACACTGGATATTTTTATCTCATCGTAAATGCTGGCTCTACCGATGAAGCACCAAATGAGCGAGGACTTGCACACTTTGTGGAGCATATGGCATTTAATGGGAGTCGTGATTTTGACAAAAATGAGCTTATAAAAAAGCTTGAGAGTCTTGGAGTTAGATTTGGTGCTGATTTAAACGCACAAACAACTTATGACACAACAAGCTACAACCTAGAAATTGCCATAAATGATGAAAATTTAAAGAGCGTTTTTGAGGTTTTTAGCAACTGGATAGATGGTGTGAAATTTGATCAAAATGAGCTTGATAAAGAGCGTGGCGTCATAATGGAAGAGGAACGCCAGCGAAATACGCCAAAATATAGGCTTTTTTTACAACAAGCTAAAAATTTATACAAGGATAGCATTTATATTAACAAATCTCCAATTGGCGATATGAACGTGATAAAAAACGTAGATATAGCGACTATAAAGGGCTTTTATGAGCGTGTGTATCAGCCACGTTTTATGAAATTTGTAGCTGTTGGCGACTTTGATGTTAAAAAAATCAAGAAGCTAATAGTGCAAAATTTTAGCGACGCAAAAAACACAAACGACTACAAAACACCAGATAAAACGATACCATTTGCTAAGGGTTTTGAAATTTTAAACTACGACACAAAAGAGCTTGGCATAAATAGCACAAGCCTAGTTTTTATAGACAACTATACACCAAGAACTAGCCAGAGTATCGCTAGAAAAATTATTATGGATTCATACATCTCAACGCTTATTAAAAACTACTACGACAAAGAGCAAAACAATAAAACAAAGCCGATAGGAGTTAGCTTTGCTAGACCTGTGGTGCAAAATCAAAAGGTGTATTACACATTTGGCTCAAACGTCATTAACGGCGACTTTAACAGCTCGATAACGGAAATACAAAGCCTAATTAAAGGCATAAAAGAGTATGGATTTAACGAAGCCGACTTTAATATCGCAAAGCAAAACTACCTAAGCTCATTTAAAACAGCTTATGAAAACGCAACCAATAAAAAGTCAAAAAATATAGCAGAGCATATCATCTCATCACTAGAAAATGGCTCGACTATACTATCTGATAAAGACGCTTTTACGCTAAATACAAAGCTAGTAAATGAGATTACTTTATCTGATGTAAAGGCTAGATTTGATGAAATTTTAGCACTAAATAGAGCCGAGCTAAATATCCTAAGTCCAAATGGCTTTAAACTAAGCAAAAGCGAGTATGAAATTTTAGCCAAAAACGCCTCGCCATACAACCTAAACAAAATGACAAAAGTTTTGCCAAAAACGCTTATAAACACGGACATTAAGCCAAAAAATATAGTTAAAAAAGAGCATAATAAACAAAACGATTTTTATACAATAACCCTAGAAAATGGTGCAAAAGTCGTGCTAAAAGAGTTAAAAACAAGCAAAAATAAGATAAGTTTTGCGGCCATTAGCCCTGGTGGGACGTCAAATTTAGATAAACCACAAATCGCAGCTTACGCGGTAAAAACATCAAACGAGAGCGGAGCAGGGGAGTTTGATAACTACGATATCGCTAGAATTTTAAGCGGCAAAACCATAAGCTACGATAAGCGTATAGACAGCCTAACTCAAGGATATTACGGCTCAAGTAGCACGTCAGATTTGGAGTTTTTGCTTCAAGCTATAAATTTAGAATTTAACGCACCAAGACTAGATGAAAACATTTTAAAACAGATAAAAACTCAAAGCATAGACGCCTTAAAAAAATCTCAAAATTTACCAGAGTATAAGTTTAAAACAGAGCTTATAAATTTCATCTATAACGACAATCCACGCACAAAAGAGCTAAGCCAAAACGATATAGAAAGCATAAATTTAGACGAGCTAAAAAAGATAGTAAATGAGAAATTTACAAACGCAAACTCATACACATTTTTCATAGTTGGCGATTTTGATATGAAAAACGTAGAGCCACTTTTAAAAAAATATATCGCAACTCTGCCAAGTAAGAATTTCAAAGAAAATTTCAAAGATGACGGCGTAAGAAGCATTGATGGCATAAAAGAGTTTAAAAAAGAGCTTCAAACATCAAACAGAAGCGACGTAAGTATCACATATAAAGATGACAACGCGAAGTATTCAAGACTAGATAGCCTTAAAATTCGTGCTTTGACATCTGTTTTAAGAGCAACTTTACGCGAAAAGATAAGAGAAGAAAAGGGGCAAACATACGGATTTAATGCAAAAATTTCGCTATCAAAAGTCCCATTTGAGTACTCAACCGCAAATATCTCATTTTCAACAGCTCCACAAAGTGTAAGTGAAGTTATAGAAGGCATAAATAAAATCACAAAAGAGCTAAAAGAGCAGGGGAGCGATGATACTCACTTGCAAAACTACAAAAAATCATCAATAATACAGCTTAAAAAATCGCTTGAGGAAGCGGACTTTTGGCTTAGAGATTTAATAGGGCATTTTATATTTGAAAATGAGCTATTTGATAAAAAATGGTATGAAACAACCATACAAAATTTAAACAACGACGACATTAAAGATATGGCTAAAAAATATCTTGATAATAAAAACGTGATAACAACGATAAACAATCCAAAAAAATAA
- the pta gene encoding phosphate acetyltransferase, which translates to MNALYTLDTKNVDYLKEKLALKFKKIEILQINFNESEFLKSQKEYILKLINTFDDMAQNSDFIIVIAPQNSGVVGKIELSLQLAKNLNCPIFEDEILEKVKAINPNSKLVITDDLSEILSLKQNIITPLKFEYQLKKEAKRLKKHIILPEGDDDRILMAAHNVLQDECVKISIIADKQSIKNKEYALGIDLKNANIIDINSSDLLVKFADEIYELRKQKGISKEQALNMASDRNYFATMMVKNNLADAVVSGAVGTTADTIRPALQLIKTKPNTSVVSGLFFMVLDEELLVYADCAININPDANMLADIAITSAKTALSFGLDPHVAMLSYSTADSGSGQSVEMIKQAKQIATDLDKTLKIVAPIQYDAAVDKVVASKKMPSSDVAGSANVFVFPDLNSANICYKAVQRSANALAIGPILQGLKKPVNDLSRGALTQDIINTILISAIQAGGDE; encoded by the coding sequence GTGAACGCTTTATACACGCTTGATACAAAAAACGTAGATTATTTAAAAGAAAAACTCGCTTTAAAATTTAAAAAAATTGAAATTTTACAGATTAATTTTAATGAAAGTGAGTTTTTAAAATCACAAAAAGAGTATATTTTAAAGCTTATTAATACATTTGATGATATGGCACAAAATAGCGATTTTATCATAGTTATAGCCCCACAAAATAGCGGTGTAGTGGGCAAAATAGAGCTTAGCTTACAACTAGCAAAAAACCTAAACTGCCCTATTTTTGAAGATGAAATTTTAGAAAAAGTAAAAGCTATAAATCCAAACTCAAAGCTTGTCATCACAGATGATTTATCTGAAATTTTATCTTTAAAACAAAACATAATAACCCCGCTAAAATTTGAATACCAGCTAAAAAAAGAGGCAAAAAGGCTAAAAAAACACATCATCTTACCAGAAGGCGATGATGATAGAATTTTAATGGCGGCACACAACGTCTTACAAGATGAGTGCGTAAAAATAAGCATAATAGCAGACAAACAAAGCATTAAAAACAAAGAGTATGCGCTTGGAATTGATTTAAAAAATGCAAATATTATAGATATTAATTCAAGCGATCTTTTGGTGAAATTTGCAGATGAAATTTACGAGCTAAGAAAGCAAAAAGGGATTAGCAAAGAACAAGCCTTAAATATGGCTAGTGATAGAAACTACTTTGCTACAATGATGGTAAAAAACAACCTAGCAGACGCTGTCGTAAGTGGTGCAGTAGGAACCACAGCAGATACTATACGCCCTGCTTTGCAGCTTATAAAAACCAAACCAAACACAAGTGTGGTATCAGGGCTATTTTTTATGGTGCTTGATGAAGAGCTTTTAGTCTACGCAGATTGTGCTATAAACATAAATCCTGACGCAAATATGCTTGCTGATATAGCCATAACTTCGGCAAAAACAGCGTTATCATTTGGACTAGATCCACACGTAGCTATGCTAAGCTACTCAACAGCAGATAGCGGGAGTGGACAAAGCGTAGAGATGATAAAACAGGCAAAACAGATAGCCACAGATCTTGATAAAACACTAAAAATAGTAGCCCCAATACAATATGACGCAGCGGTCGATAAGGTAGTAGCATCTAAAAAAATGCCAAGTTCAGATGTCGCAGGATCTGCAAATGTCTTTGTATTTCCTGATTTAAATAGTGCAAATATATGTTACAAAGCAGTTCAAAGAAGTGCAAACGCCCTAGCAATAGGTCCGATACTTCAGGGGTTAAAAAAGCCAGTTAACGACCTAAGTCGTGGTGCTTTAACGCAAGATATCATAAACACAATACTAATAAGTGCAATACAAGCAGGAGGAGATGAGTGA
- a CDS encoding DUF4810 domain-containing protein, which yields MKILLTAVLTLFFVGCASTNERSLYYWQGEYPNAIYSYLLDEYDLNEQISKLENLANEANQQSHKVPPGLYAHIGLLYSNKGDLKMAKAYFEKEMSEFNESKEFLEFLLKAKK from the coding sequence ATGAAAATTTTACTCACAGCGGTTTTGACGCTATTTTTTGTAGGTTGTGCTTCAACAAATGAAAGGTCGCTTTACTACTGGCAGGGCGAGTATCCAAATGCGATTTATAGCTATTTGCTTGATGAATATGACCTAAACGAGCAAATCTCAAAGCTTGAAAACTTAGCAAACGAGGCAAATCAACAAAGTCATAAAGTCCCACCCGGACTTTATGCTCATATTGGACTTTTATACTCAAACAAGGGCGATTTAAAAATGGCAAAAGCGTATTTTGAAAAAGAGATGAGTGAATTTAACGAGTCAAAAGAGTTTTTAGAATTTCTATTAAAGGCTAAAAAATGA
- a CDS encoding adenylosuccinate lyase: protein MQINNTLESLSILTDSDEIFKTLSQMIDKNFSKTLSSKGKMISFYQESEMPQRKYFFKFIKRLYERENNESIEIKFAEYKTIKLNYIQQNAITKVIKADIEFSKNEAIFTINKQDKLFFSYIIKSFDGCEYKLNQNQNKLHIKIKNNSQIQMLEKFILAKQHLKFMIDFCYKKDEFENFKKNYNSSFEKFSARLSALNSLFEDKFRLLGCSIESSFETVRESYLCLVKAYHPDRHMAKSQNVRDAYRLKFEQIQNAYETLKPLFKEQERYAAGF, encoded by the coding sequence ATGCAAATAAATAATACTTTAGAATCTCTTTCTATATTAACAGATAGCGATGAGATTTTTAAAACATTAAGTCAAATGATAGATAAAAATTTTAGCAAAACCCTATCTAGCAAAGGCAAAATGATCTCATTTTATCAAGAGAGTGAAATGCCTCAAAGAAAGTATTTTTTTAAATTTATAAAACGACTTTACGAACGTGAAAATAACGAAAGCATAGAGATAAAATTTGCTGAATACAAAACAATAAAACTTAACTATATACAACAAAATGCGATAACAAAAGTCATAAAAGCAGATATAGAATTTTCAAAAAATGAAGCAATTTTTACTATCAATAAACAAGATAAACTATTTTTTAGCTATATCATAAAAAGCTTTGATGGTTGCGAATACAAGCTAAATCAAAATCAAAACAAACTACACATAAAAATCAAAAACAATAGCCAAATACAAATGCTAGAAAAATTTATCCTAGCAAAACAGCATTTAAAATTTATGATAGATTTTTGCTACAAGAAAGATGAATTTGAAAATTTTAAGAAAAATTATAACTCATCATTTGAGAAATTTTCAGCTAGATTATCTGCTCTAAATAGCCTTTTTGAAGATAAATTTAGACTTCTTGGATGCAGTATTGAAAGCAGTTTTGAGACAGTAAGAGAGAGTTATTTATGCCTTGTTAAAGCATATCATCCGGATAGACATATGGCAAAAAGTCAAAATGTAAGAGATGCGTATCGCTTAAAATTTGAACAAATTCAAAATGCTTATGAAACACTAAAGCCGCTATTTAAAGAGCAAGAACGATACGCCGCAGGGTTTTAA
- a CDS encoding DUF4857 domain-containing protein encodes MRALHLAVLVFASLIFSYFLQLFINLALPQTRVSEKIKYSPVINEFLYSKNDKESKTTEFKILNGESISEERFFELLPFSYYSMLISRNKFPEIFSEYGKNPSLIRKNSQNLSLRFGSNKAKFIPLYPIMNTQEKFDRMELLPFLFKFSKNSIDVIDLEVNSIDLNKTKIINDELKNLDFSYPAKKYFTNPSALKAFDEGAFIIDNNDTIFHIKQVNASFIINNTKISKPNIINIVVSEDPRREFYALLVSQNELGLIDYGYKFIPLDRQGYEPFSSNLSLNISPVDKILAFNSQDNIKTNVMDLNYTSIKQNSFELAKFQSKRWFKEYVLPFELKLTQPLHFYKIEFINFSYFGVLFSIILAFLYFVYNLAIKKQKMFLNSGIIAIFGIYGLIATIFYKEEK; translated from the coding sequence ATGAGAGCGTTACATCTAGCAGTTTTGGTGTTTGCTTCGCTTATTTTTAGCTATTTTTTACAACTTTTTATAAATTTAGCACTCCCACAAACACGCGTTAGCGAAAAGATAAAATACTCACCTGTGATAAATGAGTTTTTATACTCAAAAAACGACAAAGAGAGCAAAACAACGGAGTTTAAAATTTTAAATGGAGAAAGTATCAGCGAAGAGAGATTTTTTGAACTCTTGCCATTTAGCTACTACTCTATGCTAATCTCACGCAACAAATTTCCTGAAATTTTTAGCGAGTATGGCAAAAATCCAAGCCTAATCCGCAAAAACTCACAAAATTTATCGCTTCGTTTTGGCTCAAATAAGGCAAAATTTATACCGCTTTATCCCATTATGAATACGCAAGAAAAATTTGATAGAATGGAGCTTTTGCCGTTTTTATTTAAATTTAGCAAAAACAGTATAGATGTGATTGACTTAGAAGTAAACTCGATTGATTTAAACAAAACAAAAATCATAAACGACGAGCTTAAAAATTTAGACTTTAGCTATCCTGCTAAAAAGTATTTTACAAACCCAAGTGCCTTAAAAGCATTTGACGAAGGCGCCTTTATCATTGATAATAACGACACAATATTTCACATAAAGCAGGTAAATGCAAGTTTTATCATCAACAATACTAAAATTTCAAAGCCAAATATTATAAACATCGTCGTTAGCGAAGATCCTAGACGCGAATTTTACGCACTTTTAGTTAGCCAAAATGAGCTTGGGCTTATAGATTATGGCTACAAATTTATACCGCTAGACAGACAAGGTTATGAGCCATTTAGTTCAAATTTAAGCCTAAATATCTCGCCAGTTGATAAAATTTTAGCCTTCAACTCGCAAGATAACATAAAAACAAATGTTATGGATTTAAACTACACAAGCATTAAGCAAAATAGCTTTGAACTAGCAAAATTTCAAAGCAAAAGATGGTTTAAAGAGTATGTTTTACCATTTGAGCTTAAACTTACTCAACCGCTACATTTTTATAAAATTGAGTTTATAAATTTTAGCTATTTTGGCGTTTTATTTTCTATTATTTTGGCATTTTTATACTTTGTGTATAATCTAGCCATAAAAAAACAAAAAATGTTTTTAAATAGCGGCATTATCGCTATTTTTGGCATATATGGGCTTATTGCTACGATATTTTACAAGGAAGAAAAATGA